Genomic DNA from Solanum dulcamara chromosome 4, daSolDulc1.2, whole genome shotgun sequence:
CcacccatggctaccaatattTCTGCTAATTCTTCCACTACCAATCTACTCGACCAACGACTCTTCTGGTCGTCTCCAGTTTGTACAACAACTTCCTataaaaatctcctaattaaaccgtaccaacaacaacaatgtcTCTTGATCACCTCTTCCAATAAGAACAACCCCCGCCCCTTAGCAGTTAATTTGTCGCGTAAAGTGGATCAACAACATGATGATTATTTGGACGATGACAAGCCAAGGGAAGAGTGTGGAGTGGTTGGCATCTATGGTGACCCAGAGGCCTCACGCCTATGTTATTTGGCACTTCATGCCCTTCAACACCGTGGTCAGGAAGGCGCTGGTATGGTTACCGTTCACAATAAAGTTGTCAAATCGGTTACAGGTATTGGATTGGTCTCTGATGTGTTCAACGAGTCGAAACTTGATCAACTTCCAGGTGACATGGCTATTGGTCACGTCAGGTATTCTACTGCTGCTGGCTCTTCTTCAATGCTGAAAAACGTTCAGCCTTTCGTTGCAAGTTCTAAATTTGGATCCTTTGGTGTTGCACACAACGGTAATTTTGTGAATTACCAATTGCTTCGTGCTGAACTTGAGGGGAAGGGCTCAATTTTCAGTACCACCTCTGATACAGAGGTGGTTCTTCACCTTATAGCAAAATCAAAGGCGAGGGCTTTTGTTTTGAGGATTCTTGAGGCTTGCGAGAAGCTCCAGGGAGCTTACTCGATGGTGTTTGTGGCTGAGGATGGTAAGTTAGTTGCAGTAAGGGATCCCTTTGGGTTTAGGCCATTGGTTATGGGTAGGAGGAACAATGGCGCTATAGTTTTTGCCTCGGAGACATGTGCTTTGGACTTGGTTGAGGCTACGTACGAAAGGGAGGTCCATCCTGG
This window encodes:
- the LOC129884078 gene encoding amidophosphoribosyltransferase, chloroplastic-like, with the translated sequence MATNISANSSTTNLLDQRLFWSSPVCTTTSYKNLLIKPYQQQQCLLITSSNKNNPRPLAVNLSRKVDQQHDDYLDDDKPREECGVVGIYGDPEASRLCYLALHALQHRGQEGAGMVTVHNKVVKSVTGIGLVSDVFNESKLDQLPGDMAIGHVRYSTAAGSSSMLKNVQPFVASSKFGSFGVAHNGNFVNYQLLRAELEGKGSIFSTTSDTEVVLHLIAKSKARAFVLRILEACEKLQGAYSMVFVAEDGKLVAVRDPFGFRPLVMGRRNNGAIVFASETCALDLVEATYEREVHPGEMVLVDDTSKEPQSMYLLRPHPPDPKSCIFEHIYFAQPNSIVFGKSVYETRHAFGEILATESPVEGCDVVIAVPDSGVVAALGYAAKAGVPYQQGLIRSHYVGRTFIEPSQKIRDFGVKLKLSPVKAVLEGKKVVVVDDSIVRGTTSSKIVRMLKEAGAKEVHMRIASPPIIASCYYGIDTPSTEELISNRMNVEDIKKFIGADSLAFLPTDSFPMLLGSDYTNFCYACFSGKYPLYPSVAMEESIDDTMKLTLNCSC